Proteins encoded together in one Coffea arabica cultivar ET-39 chromosome 2c, Coffea Arabica ET-39 HiFi, whole genome shotgun sequence window:
- the LOC113730618 gene encoding GRF1-interacting factor 1-like isoform X2, with amino-acid sequence MQQHLMQMQPMMAAYYPSNVTTDHIQQFLDENKSLILKIVESQNSGKLSECAENQAKLQRNLMYLAAIADSQPQPPAMHSQFPPVGIVQPGAHYLQHQQAQQMTPQALMAARSSMLYGQQPFSALQQQQALHSQLGMSPGGSSGIHILQGEAHGAGSSGVLGGGGFPDFGRGTAGEALQVAARGMGSGSKHDLGGAMSAEGRGGSSGGHNGDAGETLYLKSADDGN; translated from the exons ATGCAGCAGCACCTGATGCAGATGCAGCCCATGATGGCAGCCTACTATCCAAGCAACGTTACTACTGATCATATTCAGCAG TTTTTGGATGAGAACAAATCCTTAATCCTGAAGATTGTTGAGAGTCAAAACTCAGGAAAACTGAGCGAGTGCGCAGA GAACCAAGCAAAGCTACAGAGAAATCTAATGTACCTTGCTGCTATTGCTGATTCACAACCTCAACCTCCAGCCATGCATTCTCAG TTCCCTCCCGTTGGCATTGTGCAGCCTGGCGCACACTACCTACAGCACCAACAGGCTCAACAGATGACGCCACAAGCACTAATGGCAGCACGTTCCTCCATGCTGTATGGCCAACAGCCATTTTCTGCACTGCAACAGCAGCAAGCTTTGCACAGCCAGCTTGGGATGAGTCCTGGAGGAAGCAGCGGAATTCACATCCTGCAAGGCGAGGCGCATGGTGCCGGAAGCAGTGGCGTTCTTGGAGGTGGAGGCTTTCCTGACTTTGGTCGTGGCACAGCCGGGGAGGCCTTGCAAGTGGCTGCAAGGGGAATGGGTAGTGGAAGTAAGCATGATTTGGGAGGTGCTATGTCTGCTGAGGGGAGAGGTGGCAGCTCAGGAGGCCACAATGGTGATGCGGGCGAGACTCTTTACTTGAAATCAGCTGATGATGGGAATTAA
- the LOC113730618 gene encoding GRF1-interacting factor 1-like isoform X1, giving the protein MQQHLMQMQPMMAAYYPSNVTTDHIQQFLDENKSLILKIVESQNSGKLSECAENQAKLQRNLMYLAAIADSQPQPPAMHSQQFPPVGIVQPGAHYLQHQQAQQMTPQALMAARSSMLYGQQPFSALQQQQALHSQLGMSPGGSSGIHILQGEAHGAGSSGVLGGGGFPDFGRGTAGEALQVAARGMGSGSKHDLGGAMSAEGRGGSSGGHNGDAGETLYLKSADDGN; this is encoded by the exons ATGCAGCAGCACCTGATGCAGATGCAGCCCATGATGGCAGCCTACTATCCAAGCAACGTTACTACTGATCATATTCAGCAG TTTTTGGATGAGAACAAATCCTTAATCCTGAAGATTGTTGAGAGTCAAAACTCAGGAAAACTGAGCGAGTGCGCAGA GAACCAAGCAAAGCTACAGAGAAATCTAATGTACCTTGCTGCTATTGCTGATTCACAACCTCAACCTCCAGCCATGCATTCTCAG CAGTTCCCTCCCGTTGGCATTGTGCAGCCTGGCGCACACTACCTACAGCACCAACAGGCTCAACAGATGACGCCACAAGCACTAATGGCAGCACGTTCCTCCATGCTGTATGGCCAACAGCCATTTTCTGCACTGCAACAGCAGCAAGCTTTGCACAGCCAGCTTGGGATGAGTCCTGGAGGAAGCAGCGGAATTCACATCCTGCAAGGCGAGGCGCATGGTGCCGGAAGCAGTGGCGTTCTTGGAGGTGGAGGCTTTCCTGACTTTGGTCGTGGCACAGCCGGGGAGGCCTTGCAAGTGGCTGCAAGGGGAATGGGTAGTGGAAGTAAGCATGATTTGGGAGGTGCTATGTCTGCTGAGGGGAGAGGTGGCAGCTCAGGAGGCCACAATGGTGATGCGGGCGAGACTCTTTACTTGAAATCAGCTGATGATGGGAATTAA
- the LOC113730620 gene encoding phosphoribosylaminoimidazole carboxylase, chloroplastic-like isoform X2 yields MMIVPQFKNLQKVRCGVLTVEIEHVDAATLEKLEQQGVDCQPKASTIRIIQDKYLQKVHFSRHSIPLPKFMQIDDLNSAKQAGVLFNYPLMIKSKRLAYDGRGNAVANSEEELSSAVDALGGYDRGLYVEKWAPFVKELSVIVVRGRDNSVVCYPVVETIHRENICHIVKSPADVSWKIMKLATDVAFRAVSSLEGAGVFAVELFLTADGQILLNEVAPRPHNSGHHTIESCYTSQYEQHLRAVVGLPLGDPSMKAPAAIMYNILGEDEGEPGFLLAHQLIGRALGIPGASVHWYDKPEMRKQRKMGHITIVGPSVGVVKARLRSMLREETVDGETAVLPRVGIIMGSDSDLPVMKDAAKILREFDVPTEVRIVSAHRTPEYMVSYASSAWKRGIQVIIAGAGGAAHLPGMVAALTPLPVIGVPVRASTLDGLDSLLSIVQMPRGVPVATVAINNATNAGLLAVRILGVRDLNLQTRMAQYLEDRRDEVLAKGEKLEEGGWEDYLNSQR; encoded by the exons ATGATGATAGTGCCACAGttcaagaatttgcaaaaag TTAGGTGTGGAGTGTTGACAGTAGAAATTGAGCATGTTGATGCTGCCACTCTAGAGAAGCTTGAACAACAAGGTGTGGATTGCCAGCCTAAGGCGTCCACTATAAGAATTATTCAG GATAAGTATCTTCAGAAAGTCCATTTTTCTCGTCATTCCATTCCACTTCCAAAATTTATGCAG ATAGATGACCTCAATAGTGCCAAGCAAGCAGGTGTCCTTTTTAATTATCCTCTCATGATAAAGAGCAAAAGACTGGCTTATGATGGCCGTGGCAATGCTGTTGCCAACAGCGAGGAGGAACTGTCTTCTGCAGTAGATG CTCTTGGAGGGTATGATCGTGGTCTGTATGTAGAGAAATGGGCACCATTTGTAAAG GAACTATCTGTCATTGTGGTGAGAGGAAGAGATAATTCTGTCGTGTGTTACCCTGTTGTTGAAACTATTCATAG GGAAAACATTTGCCATATTGTCAAATCACCTGCTGATGTGTCATGGAAGATTATGAAGCTTGCAACTGATGTTGCATTTAGGGCTGTTAGCTCATTAGAAGGTGCTGGTGTATTTGCAGTTGAGTTATTTTTGACAGCAGATGGTCAG ATCTTATTGAATGAAGTGGCTCCTAGACCTCATAACAGTGGACATCACACAATTGAGTCTTGCTATACTTCACAATATGAGCAGCATTTGCGGGCTGTAGTTGGTCTTCCCCTTGGTGATCCGTCAATGAAAGCACCTGCGGCTATCATGTACAATATACTAGGTGAAGATGAG GGGGAACCAGGTTTCCTTTTGGCTCATCAACTTATTGGGAGGGCATTGGGGATACCAGGGGCCTCAGTTCATTGGTATGACAAACCAG aAATGCGAAAGCAACGAAAGATGGGTCATATCACTATTGTGGGCCCTTCTGTTGGTGTTGTGAAAGCACGTTTAAGGTCAATGTTGAGAGAAGAAACTGTGGATGGTGAGACTGCAG TACTGCCACGCGTAGGTATCATAATGGGCTCTGATTCAGATCTTCCTGTCATGAAGGATGCTGCAAAGATCTTAAGAGAGTTTGATGTGCCTACCGAG GTGAGGATAGTTTCGGCTCATCGTACCCCTGAATATATGGTTTCTTATGCATCATCTGCTTGGAAACGAGGTATTCAGGTCATTATAGCTGGTGCTGGAGGTGCAGCCCATTTGCCAG GAATGGTTGCTGCATTGACACCATTACCAGTTATTGGCGTCCCTGTACGTGCTTCTACACTAGATGGGCTGGACTCTCTCTTGTCAATTGTTCAG ATGCCAAGGGGTGTACCAGTTGCAACTGTTGCAATAAATAATGCCACAAATGCTGGTCTATTGGCAGTGAGGATATTGGGGGTTCGTGATTTGAATCTACAAACGAG AATGGCCCAATACCTAGAAGACAGAAGAGACGAGGTGTTGGCGAAGGGAGAAAAGCTCGAGGAAGGGGGCTGGGAGGATTACTTGAATTCTCAGAGATAA
- the LOC113730620 gene encoding phosphoribosylaminoimidazole carboxylase, chloroplastic-like isoform X1 yields MLSLCPNFSPTAAAAIVVSSCKLDSAASAAALIPQRTRNSLFGCSHMHPTNSSSCSSWMLRQRHTPIVMASGTSLDSQDTSSARGDKRPVHGLSEVVVGVLGGGQLGRMLCQAASQLAIKVIVLDPMENCPASSLSHYHMVGNYDDSATVQEFAKRCGVLTVEIEHVDAATLEKLEQQGVDCQPKASTIRIIQDKYLQKVHFSRHSIPLPKFMQIDDLNSAKQAGVLFNYPLMIKSKRLAYDGRGNAVANSEEELSSAVDALGGYDRGLYVEKWAPFVKELSVIVVRGRDNSVVCYPVVETIHRENICHIVKSPADVSWKIMKLATDVAFRAVSSLEGAGVFAVELFLTADGQILLNEVAPRPHNSGHHTIESCYTSQYEQHLRAVVGLPLGDPSMKAPAAIMYNILGEDEGEPGFLLAHQLIGRALGIPGASVHWYDKPEMRKQRKMGHITIVGPSVGVVKARLRSMLREETVDGETAVLPRVGIIMGSDSDLPVMKDAAKILREFDVPTEVRIVSAHRTPEYMVSYASSAWKRGIQVIIAGAGGAAHLPGMVAALTPLPVIGVPVRASTLDGLDSLLSIVQMPRGVPVATVAINNATNAGLLAVRILGVRDLNLQTRMAQYLEDRRDEVLAKGEKLEEGGWEDYLNSQR; encoded by the exons ATGCTAAGCCTGTGTCCCAACTTCTCTCCGACAGCAGCGGCAGCAATTGTAGTCAGCTCCTGCAAACTCGATTCTGCTGCTTCAGCAGCCGCTCTTATTCCTCAGAGAACTAGAAATTCGTTATTTGGCTGCTCTCATATGCATCCCACGAATTCTTCCTCTTGTTCTTCTTGGATGCTGAGGCAGCGTCATACTCCTATAGTCATGGCTTCTGGAACTTCTCTTGATTCTCAAGATACTTCTTCCGCCAG GGGTGATAAAAGACCAGTTCATGGATTGTCTGAAGTGGTTGTTGGCGTTTTGGGGGGAGGGCAGCTGGGCCGTATGCTTTGTCAAGCAGCATCTCAATTGGCAATCAAGGTAATTGTTTTGGACCCGATGGAGAATTGTCCGGCAAGTTCACTCTCTCATTACCACATGGTTGGAAATTATGATGATAGTGCCACAGttcaagaatttgcaaaaag GTGTGGAGTGTTGACAGTAGAAATTGAGCATGTTGATGCTGCCACTCTAGAGAAGCTTGAACAACAAGGTGTGGATTGCCAGCCTAAGGCGTCCACTATAAGAATTATTCAG GATAAGTATCTTCAGAAAGTCCATTTTTCTCGTCATTCCATTCCACTTCCAAAATTTATGCAG ATAGATGACCTCAATAGTGCCAAGCAAGCAGGTGTCCTTTTTAATTATCCTCTCATGATAAAGAGCAAAAGACTGGCTTATGATGGCCGTGGCAATGCTGTTGCCAACAGCGAGGAGGAACTGTCTTCTGCAGTAGATG CTCTTGGAGGGTATGATCGTGGTCTGTATGTAGAGAAATGGGCACCATTTGTAAAG GAACTATCTGTCATTGTGGTGAGAGGAAGAGATAATTCTGTCGTGTGTTACCCTGTTGTTGAAACTATTCATAG GGAAAACATTTGCCATATTGTCAAATCACCTGCTGATGTGTCATGGAAGATTATGAAGCTTGCAACTGATGTTGCATTTAGGGCTGTTAGCTCATTAGAAGGTGCTGGTGTATTTGCAGTTGAGTTATTTTTGACAGCAGATGGTCAG ATCTTATTGAATGAAGTGGCTCCTAGACCTCATAACAGTGGACATCACACAATTGAGTCTTGCTATACTTCACAATATGAGCAGCATTTGCGGGCTGTAGTTGGTCTTCCCCTTGGTGATCCGTCAATGAAAGCACCTGCGGCTATCATGTACAATATACTAGGTGAAGATGAG GGGGAACCAGGTTTCCTTTTGGCTCATCAACTTATTGGGAGGGCATTGGGGATACCAGGGGCCTCAGTTCATTGGTATGACAAACCAG aAATGCGAAAGCAACGAAAGATGGGTCATATCACTATTGTGGGCCCTTCTGTTGGTGTTGTGAAAGCACGTTTAAGGTCAATGTTGAGAGAAGAAACTGTGGATGGTGAGACTGCAG TACTGCCACGCGTAGGTATCATAATGGGCTCTGATTCAGATCTTCCTGTCATGAAGGATGCTGCAAAGATCTTAAGAGAGTTTGATGTGCCTACCGAG GTGAGGATAGTTTCGGCTCATCGTACCCCTGAATATATGGTTTCTTATGCATCATCTGCTTGGAAACGAGGTATTCAGGTCATTATAGCTGGTGCTGGAGGTGCAGCCCATTTGCCAG GAATGGTTGCTGCATTGACACCATTACCAGTTATTGGCGTCCCTGTACGTGCTTCTACACTAGATGGGCTGGACTCTCTCTTGTCAATTGTTCAG ATGCCAAGGGGTGTACCAGTTGCAACTGTTGCAATAAATAATGCCACAAATGCTGGTCTATTGGCAGTGAGGATATTGGGGGTTCGTGATTTGAATCTACAAACGAG AATGGCCCAATACCTAGAAGACAGAAGAGACGAGGTGTTGGCGAAGGGAGAAAAGCTCGAGGAAGGGGGCTGGGAGGATTACTTGAATTCTCAGAGATAA